The following nucleotide sequence is from Pseudanabaena sp. BC1403.
GCCGCAAATATTGCCAACAAATAGGACGTTGCAGAGGGAGATCGGATTTCTGCCATCGATTAAATTATGTAGCCCAATGTCATTAAGTATCCGCGTAATCGAGTTAGAGGATGCAAAAATCAAAACAGCAATAGCGAGATAAATCGAACTTGGAATACGGTTTAAGATGTTCTGGATATTACTAATTTTCATTACAGCATTTTGCGGTTTAATTGGGCTACAAGATTTTTAAGTTTTCCAAGGCAAACTTAAAAATCTTAGAAACCATTTAAAAGTTGTCTAGATCCCCCCCAGCCCCCCTTAAAAAGGGGGGAGAATTTAATTCTTCCCCCTTTTTAAGGGGGATTGAGGGGGATCTCTTAGGGCTTTTGACCGCAGAAAGTAATTCTTAAATGGTTTCTTACTAAGAAAGATGCAGGACTTGAGTACTAGGATTAGGGAGGCGAAGCGCTACCAATCCTAGCCACTATCTATCGATTAATTGGAACGTAAAATGCTGTGGATTTAGGACAGGTTCTAGTTTTAGAATCACAAGGTTTAAGATATTCTTTTTGCCAAGTATAAGGAATTGAGAGTAAGTCTCTAGAACCAGTCATTCCCTGTCCGATAAAGAGCAGCAAAGCAAAACAGTTAAGAATTATATGGATATTCCGCCAGCGATTTTGTTTATCCTTATAGATATCTTGAGTAATGGCAACCGAAATAATCATTAATATAGCCGCCGCGATGCCATAGTAATAATGGGAAAAGAACCACTCACTGTCACGGCGAAATACTTCTGGCTGTGCCCCTAACACAATTAATCCAACCGATGTTAAAGCTGCAAAAATATTTCGCCAGATTTTGACCTTTGCTTTAAACAGAAATGTGAATGCAGCAGTTGTGGCGATGAAAATAGCTACTACAGAAAAAGCGCGTAAAGAATCTTTGGAGAAGACATCATTTTTGAGAAACTTGGAAAAAATCGGATAAGCCATGCCCAAGAGGGCAACACCTACGACTGAAATGCTCAACCAATTACCGATCGCTACATGCTCAGATCCTACAATTGGGGGAATCTTGCTTTTTTCGCCATCAATGACTTGTAAGCGGCGCTGGCGAACTAGCCAAGCGCGATTTGTGACAATGCCAATCAATGGGAACACCACAATAATTGCGATCGCAGGATGTACTAAAGCAAAAAAGTCTTCCAGTTCCATAGTCTTAATCCACGAATTAATATAGCAATTTTCACATTAATTCTCTTCTTTTCACAAGGGATATTTTCTGAAAGTCCGATATCTCTTGTACAGCAATTTCAGATCAAAAGAACCAAGAATTTTTTTGAAAGTGTTGCTTTGCAACACTTTCAAAAAAATTCTTGGTTCGGGTTTGAGCGCAAAGCGCTGTAAAAATAATTTCTGAAGGCTTAAGAAGCGTTAGCTACTAAGCGATCGCGTGAATTTGCATGATTTACTACATGGGGATAATCATGTTTCCATGTACGTGCATGTAAAAACGTAGGCAGTTCAATTTTGCTAGTGGGAATTATGTCTATAGTCTGAGATTGATGCTGGAAATTC
It contains:
- a CDS encoding DUF4079 domain-containing protein translates to MELEDFFALVHPAIAIIVVFPLIGIVTNRAWLVRQRRLQVIDGEKSKIPPIVGSEHVAIGNWLSISVVGVALLGMAYPIFSKFLKNDVFSKDSLRAFSVVAIFIATTAAFTFLFKAKVKIWRNIFAALTSVGLIVLGAQPEVFRRDSEWFFSHYYYGIAAAILMIISVAITQDIYKDKQNRWRNIHIILNCFALLLFIGQGMTGSRDLLSIPYTWQKEYLKPCDSKTRTCPKSTAFYVPINR